A portion of the Desulfuromonas thiophila genome contains these proteins:
- a CDS encoding DUF445 family protein, translating into MEILAPYLPWLIPPLLGALIGYVTNHIAIRMLFRPLRPWHLLGWRVPLTPGIIPARRTELARKMGAMVGDHLLTPTDLATALDRPDVRAALEQTIARQLDQLLAQPLGPAARLLPAEFQPRIAALLDLLRLRLARGLLRASRRPALQRQLRQLCQQGLDQLAHQRLDQLLPPQRYHRLRDQLLQRLVPLLGRRVSRQLLTSWLLPRLQQTLTSDHSLRQTLPALAPLLHQLLPQLTPQLGMTLATLLRQQDTQQLLNSRAREALDGFIDSIDGLRNLVAMLFSGDALYAHLPRLLEQQTQRLAGWLDSPAGQDALSSRLLPLLDALLDCPLRQLSSGLSEKQLRRLLQRLLGQLLRQPELQRQLSHLLDRLYHQQRHRTLAGLLPTATSRSEAAELLARTLLRLLRERAVLHQLDRGLSRLLHDLLYRRPIGRLDALLPSDARAQLNAVLYQRLRGLLQQEIPPLAQRLDICRLVEDKINGLDILQVEGLLLGIMKEQFRYINLFGALLGFLLGLLNLLLLA; encoded by the coding sequence ATGGAAATTCTCGCCCCCTATCTGCCCTGGCTGATCCCACCCCTGCTCGGGGCCCTGATCGGCTATGTCACCAACCATATCGCCATTCGCATGCTGTTCCGCCCCCTGCGGCCCTGGCATCTGCTGGGCTGGCGGGTGCCACTGACACCCGGCATCATTCCGGCCCGGCGAACCGAACTGGCACGCAAGATGGGCGCCATGGTCGGTGACCATCTGCTGACACCAACCGATCTGGCCACCGCCCTCGACCGGCCCGACGTGCGCGCGGCGCTGGAACAAACTATTGCCCGCCAGCTCGATCAGCTGCTGGCCCAGCCGCTGGGACCAGCCGCCCGGCTGCTGCCAGCCGAATTTCAGCCGCGTATTGCGGCCCTGCTTGATCTGCTGCGCCTGCGTCTCGCTCGCGGACTGCTGCGGGCCAGCCGGCGGCCAGCCCTGCAGCGTCAGCTGCGCCAGCTGTGTCAGCAGGGTCTTGACCAGCTCGCCCACCAGCGTCTCGACCAGCTGTTGCCACCCCAGCGTTACCACCGCCTGCGCGATCAGCTGCTGCAACGCCTGGTTCCCCTGCTGGGCCGCCGCGTCAGCCGTCAGCTGCTGACCAGCTGGCTGCTGCCCCGCCTGCAACAGACCCTGACCAGCGATCACAGCCTGCGCCAGACCCTGCCGGCCCTGGCTCCTTTGCTGCACCAGCTGTTGCCCCAGCTGACACCACAGCTGGGCATGACCCTGGCCACCCTGCTACGGCAGCAGGACACGCAGCAACTGCTGAACAGCCGCGCCCGCGAGGCCCTCGACGGCTTTATCGACAGCATTGACGGTTTGCGCAATCTGGTGGCCATGTTGTTCAGCGGCGACGCCCTCTACGCCCATCTGCCGCGACTGCTGGAACAGCAGACCCAGCGGCTGGCCGGCTGGCTGGACAGCCCGGCAGGACAGGACGCGCTGTCCAGCCGCCTGCTGCCACTGCTTGATGCCCTGCTCGACTGCCCCCTGCGGCAACTCAGCAGCGGATTAAGTGAAAAACAGTTGCGCCGTCTGCTGCAGCGGCTGCTGGGTCAGCTGCTGCGACAGCCCGAATTGCAACGTCAGCTCAGCCATCTCCTCGACCGGCTCTACCACCAGCAACGGCACCGGACCCTTGCCGGCCTGCTGCCAACGGCGACCAGCCGCAGTGAAGCGGCAGAGCTGCTGGCCCGGACGCTGCTGCGCCTGCTGCGCGAGCGCGCAGTGCTGCACCAGCTGGACCGTGGTTTGAGCCGGCTCCTGCATGACCTGCTGTATCGTCGGCCAATCGGTCGGCTGGACGCCCTGCTGCCCAGCGACGCCCGCGCCCAGCTCAACGCCGTCCTCTACCAGCGTCTGCGCGGCTTGCTGCAGCAGGAAATCCCCCCGCTGGCCCAACGCCTCGACATCTGCCGGCTGGTGGAGGACAAGATCAACGGCCTTGACATCCTGCAGGTCGAGGGCCTGCTGCTCGGCATCATGAAGGAACAGTTCCGCTATATCAACCTGTTCGGTGCCCTGCTCGGTTTTCTGCTTGGTCTGCTCAATCTGCTGCTGCTGGCCTAG
- a CDS encoding nitroreductase family protein, with the protein MLKDLLQRNRSYRRFAQEVLIAEDQLRELVALTRLCGAAANLQPLRYLLSVEPQRNSRIFRHLGWAGYLKDWAGPVEGERPSAYIVVLGDTTISENFGCDLGIAAQTLLLGAVEQGLGGCMIASMQKQKLREEFDIPTRFEILLVIALGKPVEQVRLVDKEPAGDIKYWRDSAGVHYVPKRTLDHLILPWPEDLV; encoded by the coding sequence ATGTTGAAGGACTTGTTACAGCGCAACCGGAGTTATCGGCGCTTTGCCCAAGAGGTGCTGATTGCCGAGGATCAGCTGCGCGAACTGGTGGCGCTCACGCGGCTGTGCGGCGCGGCGGCCAACCTGCAGCCGTTGCGTTATCTGCTGTCGGTCGAGCCGCAGCGCAACAGCCGGATTTTTCGCCATCTGGGCTGGGCCGGCTATCTCAAGGACTGGGCCGGGCCGGTCGAAGGCGAGCGTCCCAGCGCTTACATCGTTGTGCTGGGTGATACCACCATCAGCGAGAATTTCGGCTGCGATCTGGGTATCGCCGCGCAGACGCTGTTGCTGGGCGCGGTCGAACAGGGACTGGGGGGCTGCATGATCGCATCGATGCAGAAGCAGAAGCTGCGGGAGGAATTCGACATCCCGACCCGGTTCGAGATTCTGCTGGTCATTGCCCTGGGCAAACCGGTGGAGCAGGTGCGGCTGGTGGACAAGGAGCCCGCCGGCGATATCAAATACTGGCGCGATAGTGCCGGAGTGCATTATGTGCCCAAGCGTACCCTCGATCATCTGATTCTGCCCTGGCCGGAGGATCTGGTCTGA
- a CDS encoding nitroreductase family protein, with the protein MSETAPSALLALLRQRRSVRSFTDQPLTEAQRQLLREVALRAPSSRGRSPWHFIFVEDRALLGQLAQAKQQGSAFLANAALAVVVCADPQISDVWIEDCALATTLLHLAASEAGLGSCWVQIRQRPHDANRSAESWVQSCLAIPPNLRVATIVGIGWTGTTLPGHAAESLAQERLHQQRFGQ; encoded by the coding sequence ATGAGCGAAACGGCCCCTTCCGCCCTGCTTGCCCTGCTGCGTCAGCGCCGCAGCGTCCGCAGCTTCACCGACCAGCCCCTGACAGAGGCGCAACGGCAGTTGTTGCGCGAAGTGGCCCTGCGCGCCCCCAGCTCGCGCGGCCGCTCCCCCTGGCACTTCATTTTTGTCGAGGATCGGGCGCTACTGGGCCAGCTGGCCCAAGCCAAACAACAGGGTTCGGCCTTTCTGGCCAATGCCGCCCTGGCCGTAGTGGTCTGCGCCGATCCACAGATCAGCGATGTCTGGATCGAAGACTGCGCCCTGGCCACCACCCTGCTGCACCTGGCTGCCAGCGAAGCCGGCCTGGGCAGCTGCTGGGTACAGATCCGCCAGCGGCCGCACGACGCCAACCGCAGCGCCGAAAGCTGGGTGCAGAGTTGCCTGGCCATTCCGCCAAACCTGCGCGTCGCCACCATTGTCGGCATCGGCTGGACCGGCACGACACTGCCCGGCCACGCCGCCGAGTCCCTGGCGCAGGAGCGGCTGCACCAACAGCGTTTCGGCCAGTAA